One stretch of Hemibagrus wyckioides isolate EC202008001 linkage group LG01, SWU_Hwy_1.0, whole genome shotgun sequence DNA includes these proteins:
- the ube2s gene encoding ubiquitin-conjugating enzyme E2 S → MNSNVENLPPQVLRLVYKEVSALAADPPEGIKIYPSEEDITELHTAIEGPEGTPYAGGVFRMRLVLGKDFPAVPPRGYFLTKIFHPNVGHKGEICVNVLKRDWKAELGLRHVLLTIKCLLIHPNPESALNEEAGRLLLEDYAEYASRAHLLTEIHAMGGSSGAPEPGDGPQPKKHAGDPSKRAITASAANTVTTANGTNSSSASGTSSSNNTGVAKKKTDKKRALRRL, encoded by the exons AACTCCAACGTGGAGAACTTGCCCCCACAAGTTTTGAGACTGGTGTATAAAGAAGTCTCTGCACTGGCAGCCGATCCACCAGAGGGAATCAAAATTTACCCCAGTGAGGAAGACATCACAGAACTTCACACTGCCATTGAGGGGCCAG AAGGGACCCCATATGCAGGAGGCGTGTTCAGAATGCGTTTGGTCTTGGGGAAGGATTTTCCTGCCGTACCACCCCGGGGCTATTTCCTGACCAAGATATTTCATCCAAATGTTGGACACAAGGGTGAGATCTGTGTCAATGTACTGAAGAGAGACTGGAAAGCAGAGCTCGGCCTCAGGCACGTATTACTG ACCATTAAATGCTTACTGATCCACCCAAACCCGGAGTCAGCTCTGAATGAAGAGGCTGGGAGGTTACTGTTGGAGGACTATGCAGAATATGCCTCACGTGCTCACCTATTGACCGAGATCCACGCTATGGGAGGAAGCTCAGGAGCTCCAGAACCTGGTGATGGACCACAGCCCAAGAAACATGCGGGAGATCCGAGCAAACGTGCAATTACAGCTAGTGCTGCAAATACAGTTACTACAGCCAATGGCACAAATAGTAGCAGTGCCAGTGGTACAAGCAGTAGCAATAATACTGGAGTTGCTAAAAAGAAAACTGACAAAAAACGAGCTTTGAGGCGACTATAA